One genomic segment of Patescibacteria group bacterium includes these proteins:
- the hisS gene encoding histidine--tRNA ligase, giving the protein MNKQKPQTLKGFRDFLPEQMKIRNQVIKTFVSVFEDFGFEPLETPALEYAEVLLGKYGAEADKLVYTFKDKGKRQVGLRYDLTVPTSRVLAQYQNELKLPFKRYQIQPVWRAEKPQKSRYREFTQCDVDTFGVNSVLADAEIIAVIYQALKKLGFEKFTIKINSRQVLFSLLEKLGVKNQGQQFLILQIIDKLEKIGKTGAEQELLTKGFDKDFISRAFKVLAEAGPDKDLSQLFGFLNDFEVDKNYYQFTPFLVRGLDYYTGPIFETYVEKPKIGSITGGGRYDNLINQLGGPEIPATGTTIGLDRICDVIEETGLWKQKIKEQSKVLITIFDNNFVNESIKLFSWLKQKKINVLLYPNPEDSLAKQIKYADNKKIPAIVILGSEEIKDNCVSVRWLESGKQEKVKKNDLIKKFTPH; this is encoded by the coding sequence ATGAACAAGCAAAAACCGCAAACATTAAAAGGGTTTCGGGATTTTCTGCCCGAACAGATGAAAATCAGAAATCAGGTGATTAAAACATTTGTCAGCGTGTTCGAGGATTTTGGTTTTGAGCCGCTGGAAACTCCGGCCTTGGAATACGCTGAGGTTTTGTTAGGTAAATACGGCGCAGAAGCAGATAAGCTGGTCTATACTTTTAAAGACAAAGGCAAGCGCCAGGTTGGCTTAAGGTATGATCTAACTGTGCCGACCAGCCGGGTTTTGGCGCAGTATCAGAATGAGCTGAAACTGCCGTTTAAACGCTACCAGATTCAGCCGGTCTGGCGAGCGGAAAAACCCCAGAAAAGCCGGTATCGCGAGTTTACCCAATGCGATGTTGACACTTTTGGGGTTAACTCGGTTTTGGCTGATGCCGAGATTATTGCCGTGATTTATCAGGCGTTGAAAAAGCTTGGCTTTGAGAAGTTTACTATTAAGATTAACTCCCGGCAGGTACTGTTTTCTTTGCTGGAAAAATTAGGAGTTAAAAATCAAGGACAGCAGTTCTTAATTTTACAGATAATTGATAAGCTGGAAAAAATTGGTAAAACCGGAGCAGAGCAAGAGCTTTTGACTAAAGGTTTTGATAAAGATTTTATCAGCAGAGCCTTTAAAGTTTTGGCTGAAGCTGGGCCGGATAAAGATTTAAGCCAGCTCTTTGGTTTTTTAAATGATTTTGAGGTGGATAAGAATTATTATCAATTTACTCCGTTTTTGGTTCGGGGCTTGGATTATTATACCGGCCCGATCTTTGAAACTTATGTGGAAAAGCCAAAGATTGGTTCAATTACTGGCGGCGGCCGGTATGATAATTTAATCAACCAGTTGGGCGGACCAGAGATCCCAGCGACCGGAACCACGATTGGTTTAGACCGGATCTGTGATGTGATTGAGGAAACCGGACTATGGAAACAAAAAATCAAAGAACAAAGTAAGGTTTTAATCACGATTTTTGATAATAATTTTGTTAATGAATCAATAAAATTATTTTCTTGGCTGAAGCAGAAAAAAATCAATGTTTTGTTATACCCAAATCCAGAAGACTCTTTAGCTAAACAGATAAAATATGCTGATAATAAAAAAATTCCAGCAATAGTTATTCTCGGTTCAGAAGAAATAAAAGATAATTGTGTTTCAGTCCGCTGGCTTGAATCCGGAAAACAGGAAAAAGTTAAGAAAAACGACCTAATCAAAAAGTTTACCCCGCACTGA
- a CDS encoding PBP1A family penicillin-binding protein, whose amino-acid sequence MSISIFGTDCFTRYNEQTMKELINNLKQNWVKNLGLAILIGAGLFSVWLLALTYNLPSPEGFDQRIINQSTKILDRTGKTILYEVHGEEKRTVVSFDQIPEIMKQATLAAEDAEFYSHPAFDIKSMFRGLFINPIFRGTSVQGGSTITQQLVKNVFLTPERTVARKIKELILAIKLEKKYSKDQILEFYLNQIPYGSNAYGIESASQTFFNKPVAELNLAEAALLASLPKAPSLYSPYGSHTDKLKQRQEYILDRMTELNWIAQEQADQAKQEKLNFPKQRFPIKAPHFVFYVRSLLEEMYDPQLIETGGLNVQTTLDWELQQIAEQAVYDGALRNDQNWHADNAALLAQDPKTGEILAMVGSRDWYNLEKNGQANVALLTRQPGSAFKPFVYLKAFEKGYTPETILFDAWTEFNTGCNLDPALNPSSCYHPQNYDNQFRGPVSLRKALAQSLNVPSVKLLYLVGIKDAIETAKSFGITTLTENPNYYGLSLILGGGGVRLIDMVQAYSVFANDGLWRKQTAILKITDSQGNVLYENKPEQKQVFEGKYIRVLNNVLSDDLSRTPTFQLNGPLTVPGYQVAAKTGTSQDYIDAWTFGYSPNLVAGVWVGNNEYKPMQRDAAGGMAAAPIWNDFMKQALTHFPKENFPPAEPLPAPKPILSGQYLINSEIHNILHWLDKNNPLGPQPINPQTDPQYNYWEFGLQKWLSQNPGLINQTPDSSNPSIILLEPKENTKIKPNQSLKISFKLNPNILLEKVELYFNQSLVVVFQPNEQNLYSVFFVPSELNQTNKILIKAITKSGDVSELEKELFSE is encoded by the coding sequence ATGTCAATATCGATATTTGGCACTGATTGTTTTACACGTTATAATGAACAAACAATGAAAGAGTTAATCAACAACCTTAAACAAAACTGGGTAAAAAATCTCGGTTTAGCCATTCTAATCGGCGCCGGCTTGTTTTCTGTTTGGCTTTTAGCCCTGACCTATAACCTGCCCTCGCCAGAAGGCTTTGACCAGAGAATCATCAACCAATCAACCAAGATTCTTGACCGGACCGGAAAAACAATCCTTTATGAAGTTCATGGCGAAGAGAAAAGAACAGTTGTCAGTTTTGACCAAATCCCGGAAATAATGAAACAAGCAACTTTGGCGGCTGAAGACGCCGAGTTTTATTCCCATCCAGCTTTTGACATTAAAAGCATGTTCCGGGGCTTATTCATCAATCCGATTTTCCGAGGCACCAGCGTCCAGGGCGGTTCAACCATTACCCAACAGCTGGTCAAAAATGTTTTTTTGACTCCGGAAAGAACTGTCGCCAGAAAAATTAAAGAATTAATCTTGGCAATTAAATTAGAGAAAAAATATTCCAAGGACCAGATTTTAGAGTTTTATCTGAACCAGATTCCTTACGGTTCAAATGCTTATGGAATTGAATCTGCCAGCCAGACTTTTTTTAACAAACCTGTTGCTGAACTTAATTTGGCTGAAGCCGCTTTACTTGCTTCTTTGCCTAAAGCGCCGAGTCTTTACTCACCATACGGCAGCCACACAGACAAATTAAAACAACGGCAAGAATATATTTTAGACCGAATGACTGAACTTAATTGGATTGCTCAAGAGCAAGCAGACCAAGCCAAGCAAGAAAAATTAAACTTTCCAAAGCAAAGATTTCCGATCAAAGCGCCGCATTTTGTTTTTTATGTCCGATCGCTGTTAGAAGAGATGTACGACCCGCAGTTAATTGAAACCGGCGGCTTGAATGTTCAAACCACTCTGGATTGGGAGCTCCAGCAAATTGCTGAACAAGCAGTTTATGACGGCGCTTTACGCAATGATCAAAACTGGCACGCTGATAATGCCGCTCTTTTAGCTCAAGACCCAAAAACCGGAGAAATTTTAGCCATGGTTGGTTCACGCGATTGGTACAATTTAGAAAAAAACGGTCAAGCTAATGTCGCTTTATTAACAAGACAACCGGGTTCGGCATTTAAACCGTTTGTTTATTTAAAAGCGTTTGAGAAAGGCTATACTCCGGAAACAATTTTATTTGATGCCTGGACTGAATTTAACACCGGCTGCAATTTAGATCCCGCCTTAAATCCAAGTTCTTGTTATCATCCGCAAAACTATGACAATCAATTCCGCGGCCCAGTCAGTTTAAGAAAAGCCTTAGCTCAATCTCTTAACGTCCCGTCGGTTAAACTGCTTTATTTGGTTGGAATTAAAGACGCGATTGAAACCGCAAAAAGCTTTGGCATTACCACCTTAACTGAAAACCCGAATTATTACGGTTTATCCTTAATCTTGGGCGGCGGCGGGGTCCGATTAATTGATATGGTCCAAGCTTACAGCGTCTTTGCTAATGATGGCCTTTGGCGCAAACAAACCGCGATTCTGAAAATCACTGACAGCCAAGGTAATGTTTTATACGAAAACAAGCCTGAACAAAAACAGGTTTTTGAGGGCAAATATATCCGGGTGCTAAACAATGTTCTGTCCGATGATCTGTCCCGGACGCCGACTTTTCAACTTAATGGACCTTTAACTGTGCCCGGCTATCAAGTTGCGGCTAAAACCGGCACCTCCCAAGATTATATTGACGCCTGGACTTTTGGTTATAGTCCTAATTTGGTTGCCGGCGTTTGGGTTGGCAATAACGAATACAAGCCAATGCAAAGAGATGCGGCTGGCGGCATGGCCGCGGCGCCGATCTGGAACGACTTTATGAAACAAGCTTTAACTCATTTCCCTAAAGAAAATTTTCCTCCGGCAGAACCCTTACCTGCGCCAAAACCAATCTTAAGCGGACAATATCTAATCAATTCAGAGATCCATAATATTCTTCACTGGCTTGATAAAAATAACCCTTTAGGGCCCCAACCGATCAACCCCCAAACAGATCCCCAATATAATTATTGGGAATTTGGTTTGCAAAAATGGCTTAGCCAGAACCCTGGTTTAATTAATCAAACTCCGGACAGCTCCAATCCCTCAATCATCTTGCTCGAACCAAAAGAAAATACCAAAATCAAACCGAATCAGTCATTAAAAATCAGCTTTAAATTGAATCCGAATATTTTGCTGGAAAAAGTTGAGCTTTACTTTAACCAAAGCTTGGTGGTAGTTTTCCAGCCGAATGAACAGAATCTTTATTCAGTGTTTTTTGTCCCTTCAGAGCTTAACCAGA